The Streptomyces luteogriseus genome includes a window with the following:
- a CDS encoding PQQ-dependent sugar dehydrogenase, with amino-acid sequence MIVQRRAVPAVLAAAALLLTAGCSSDSGGSSGTQASTTPSRTAAGSSAPPGQAAEETPPAQGSVKVVRTVAEGLDSPWGLAPLPGGGLLVSSRDDATIVRVDEKTGKKTELGEVPGVSAAGEGGLLGIALSPDYASDHMVYAYFTSASDNRIVRMIYDEQKPAGEQLGAPDTVYKGIPKGFIHNGGRIQFGPDKMLFVGTGESGDTGLSQDKDSVGGKILRLTPEGEPAPGNPFPDSPVYSYGHRNVQGLAWDGKQRLFASEFGQDTWDELNAIKPGDNYGWPEAEGRSDAKGFHNPIDQWTTAEASPSGIAYAEGSIWMAGLRGKRLWRIPLNGTEASAEPQAFLEGEYGRLRTVVAAGGDRLWLVTSNTDGRGGPKAGDDRILELRVT; translated from the coding sequence ATGATCGTGCAACGTCGAGCCGTCCCGGCCGTGCTGGCCGCCGCCGCGCTCCTGCTGACGGCCGGCTGTTCCTCCGACAGCGGAGGCTCGTCCGGCACGCAGGCGAGCACCACCCCGAGTCGTACGGCAGCCGGGTCGTCCGCGCCGCCGGGGCAGGCCGCCGAGGAGACGCCTCCCGCCCAGGGGTCGGTGAAGGTGGTACGCACCGTCGCCGAGGGCCTGGACTCCCCCTGGGGACTCGCTCCGCTGCCGGGCGGCGGTCTGCTCGTCTCCTCCCGGGACGACGCGACGATCGTCCGGGTCGACGAGAAGACCGGCAAGAAGACCGAACTGGGCGAGGTGCCGGGGGTCTCGGCGGCCGGCGAGGGCGGCCTCCTCGGGATCGCACTCTCCCCCGACTACGCCTCGGACCACATGGTCTACGCGTACTTCACCTCGGCGTCCGACAACCGCATCGTCCGCATGATCTACGACGAGCAGAAGCCGGCCGGCGAGCAGCTCGGCGCGCCCGACACCGTCTACAAGGGCATCCCCAAGGGCTTCATCCACAACGGCGGCCGCATCCAGTTCGGCCCCGACAAGATGCTCTTCGTGGGCACGGGCGAGAGCGGCGACACCGGTCTGTCCCAGGACAAGGACTCCGTGGGTGGCAAGATCCTGCGCCTGACGCCGGAGGGCGAGCCGGCGCCGGGCAACCCCTTCCCGGACTCGCCGGTGTACTCGTACGGCCACCGCAACGTGCAGGGCCTGGCCTGGGACGGCAAGCAGCGGCTGTTCGCCTCGGAGTTCGGGCAGGACACCTGGGACGAGCTCAACGCGATCAAGCCGGGCGACAACTACGGCTGGCCGGAGGCCGAGGGCCGGTCCGACGCCAAGGGGTTCCACAACCCGATCGACCAGTGGACGACGGCGGAGGCCTCCCCCAGCGGCATCGCCTACGCCGAGGGCTCGATCTGGATGGCGGGCCTGCGCGGCAAGCGGCTCTGGCGCATCCCGCTGAACGGCACGGAGGCCTCGGCCGAACCGCAGGCCTTCCTGGAGGGCGAGTACGGCCGGCTGCGCACGGTGGTGGCGGCGGGCGGCGACCGGCTGTGGCTGGTGACCAGCAACACGGATGGCCGGGGCGGCCCGAAGGCCGGGGACGACCGGATCCTGGAACTGCGGGTGACGTAA
- a CDS encoding DUF6191 domain-containing protein, translating to MFNVFEELFSPGRKHTRDEQNRLELTREDVGDGDPGRGPIDLASGKVVVRPPDEESENPGS from the coding sequence TTGTTCAACGTGTTCGAGGAACTGTTCTCGCCCGGGCGCAAGCACACCCGCGACGAGCAGAACCGTCTGGAGCTGACCCGCGAGGACGTCGGGGACGGCGATCCCGGACGCGGGCCGATAGATCTCGCGTCCGGAAAGGTCGTCGTACGCCCGCCCGACGAGGAGTCCGAGAACCCCGGCAGTTAG
- a CDS encoding aldo/keto reductase, whose protein sequence is MERRTIGAAALAVGAVGLGCMPMSWAYSASRRRGDESLRAVHRALDLGASLLDTADMYGPFTNELLLGRALKERRSDAFVSTKVGLLVGDQHIVANGRPGYVKRACDASLRRLQTDVIDLYQLHRADPEVPVEETWGAMAELVQAGKVRALGLCAVGARAGRRSGAGLHDGTIRQLERVQQVFPVSAVEAELSVWSPEALETLLPWCRTRGVGFLAAMPLGNGFLTGRLRPGAGFEADDPRAWHPRFTAEMMAANQPVVAGLRRVARRHGTDVTPGQVALAWVLAQGPHVVPVPGTKQERWVTENTAATAVRLTPDDLKEIAGLPPAQGSWD, encoded by the coding sequence GTGGAGCGCAGGACGATCGGCGCGGCGGCGCTCGCGGTGGGGGCCGTCGGACTCGGGTGCATGCCGATGAGCTGGGCCTACAGCGCGTCGAGGCGGCGCGGAGACGAGTCGCTGAGGGCGGTGCACCGGGCGCTGGACCTGGGCGCGTCCCTGCTGGACACGGCCGACATGTACGGGCCCTTCACCAACGAGCTGTTGCTGGGGCGGGCGTTGAAGGAGCGACGGTCCGACGCGTTCGTGTCGACGAAGGTCGGGCTGCTCGTGGGCGACCAGCACATCGTCGCCAACGGCCGCCCCGGGTACGTGAAGCGCGCCTGCGACGCGTCGCTGCGACGGCTCCAGACGGACGTCATCGACCTCTACCAGCTGCACCGGGCCGACCCCGAGGTGCCGGTCGAGGAGACCTGGGGCGCGATGGCGGAGCTGGTCCAGGCCGGGAAGGTGCGGGCGCTGGGCCTGTGCGCGGTGGGCGCGCGGGCCGGGCGCCGGTCCGGGGCCGGGCTGCACGACGGAACGATCCGCCAGCTGGAGCGGGTGCAGCAGGTCTTCCCGGTGAGCGCTGTCGAGGCGGAGCTGTCGGTGTGGTCACCGGAGGCACTGGAGACCCTGCTGCCCTGGTGCCGGACGCGGGGCGTCGGTTTCCTCGCCGCGATGCCGCTCGGCAACGGCTTCCTGACCGGCAGGCTGCGGCCCGGCGCCGGCTTCGAGGCGGACGACCCGCGCGCCTGGCACCCCCGCTTCACGGCCGAGATGATGGCCGCGAACCAGCCGGTCGTCGCGGGCCTGCGCCGCGTCGCCCGCCGGCACGGCACGGACGTGACGCCCGGCCAGGTCGCCCTCGCGTGGGTGCTGGCCCAGGGCCCGCACGTGGTCCCGGTGCCGGGCACGAAGCAGGAGCGCTGGGTCACGGAGAACACGGCCGCGACGGCGGTGCGCCTGACCCCCGACGATCTCAAGGAGATAGCCGGGTTGCCGCCGGCCCAGGGGTCCTGGGACTGA
- a CDS encoding 2-hydroxyacid dehydrogenase, which yields MTADVWLPIPPDEIEGLPEGPDYRFWNGGEDFPADPADCAFYVVPYMKPSPLCVRPMGRMGNVRVVQTLSAGIDHVEPGLGQLPAGVRLCNARGVHEASTGELTLALILASLRGIPDFVRAQDRGEWLGGFRPALADKNVLIVGYGSIGEAIEDRLVPFEVARVARVARSARTTARGPVHPLTELPALLPEADVVILSTPLNETTRGLAGADFLSRMKDGALLVNVARGPVVDTKALLAELETGRITAALDVTDPEPLAREHPLWRAPGVLISPHVGGPTSAFLPRAKRLLVDQLNRYVNREPLRNVILTTGASTD from the coding sequence ATGACTGCTGACGTGTGGCTGCCCATCCCGCCGGACGAGATCGAGGGTCTCCCCGAGGGCCCGGACTACCGCTTCTGGAACGGGGGGGAGGACTTCCCCGCGGACCCCGCCGACTGCGCCTTCTACGTCGTCCCCTACATGAAGCCCAGTCCGCTGTGCGTACGTCCCATGGGACGGATGGGCAACGTCCGGGTCGTACAGACCCTCTCCGCCGGGATCGACCACGTGGAGCCCGGACTCGGGCAGCTGCCGGCGGGCGTGCGGCTGTGCAATGCGCGCGGGGTGCACGAGGCCAGTACCGGCGAGCTCACCCTCGCGCTGATCCTGGCCTCGCTGCGCGGGATCCCCGACTTCGTCCGCGCGCAGGACCGGGGGGAGTGGCTCGGCGGGTTCCGCCCGGCGCTCGCCGACAAGAACGTCCTCATCGTGGGATACGGCTCGATCGGCGAGGCCATCGAGGACCGGCTCGTTCCGTTCGAGGTGGCGCGGGTGGCGCGCGTCGCGCGCTCCGCGCGCACCACGGCGCGCGGTCCGGTGCATCCGCTCACCGAACTCCCCGCGCTGCTGCCGGAGGCGGACGTCGTCATCCTCTCCACCCCGCTCAACGAAACCACCCGTGGCCTGGCCGGAGCCGACTTCCTGTCCCGGATGAAGGACGGCGCGCTCCTCGTCAACGTCGCCCGCGGCCCGGTCGTCGACACCAAGGCCCTGCTCGCCGAGCTCGAGACCGGCCGCATCACCGCCGCCCTCGACGTCACCGACCCGGAGCCGCTGGCGCGCGAACACCCCCTGTGGCGTGCGCCGGGGGTACTCATCAGCCCGCACGTCGGCGGACCCACCTCCGCGTTCCTTCCGCGCGCCAAGCGGCTCCTGGTGGACCAGTTGAACCGTTATGTGAACCGGGAGCCGCTCCGCAACGTGATCCTTACGACGGGTGCATCAACCGACTGA